The Microbacterium amylolyticum genome includes the window CAGAGTGTGTGCCGCGTACTGGCGCAGTGCGTCGAGGAACGCAAGCTTGTACACATAGTGCGGGTCGTCGAGCCCGCGGCCATTGGGAACGTAGAGGCTCCACAGCCGCACACCCTCGATCAGCGCCGAGATCGCGCGCGCCTCCAGCGGCGCATCGTCGCCGTCGTATCCCTTCTGGAAGCCAGGCATTCCCGGAAAGGAATATTCGATATCGTCCACGGGGAGGCGACTGGCAATCGCGACACCGTTCCACTGGTTGAGCCCGTGGGCCTCCACCGTGTAGCCCGCGTCCTCAAAGGCCTGGTAGGGAAACTGCGCCGGCTTGCACTTGATCTCTTGCATCAGGAGCACATCGATGCCCTGTTTCTCGGCGAAGCCGATCACGCGCTCGATACGCGCACGAACAGAGTTGACGTTCCAGGTCGCAATCCGCATGCGTTCAGCCTAAGCGGGCGTTAGTCGCGCGGGTCCGAGCCCCACTTCAGGTTGTCGAGAAGATCGTCCACCGCATCGATCGCGTACGCGGAACCGCGGGCAGCGGAGGGAAACGTGGGGCGCTCGACGAGGTCGGTGAACTGGCGGCCTGCGTCCATGCGGGCGATGACCTTGTCGAGGAGAACATCGACCGACGACGCGTCGTACCCCTTCTGAAACAGGCCGGGGCGGGGGAGACGGTGGCTCTTGAGCCAGTCGGTGAGGGTCTGTTGTGCCATGCGGGCAGGCTATCGAAATCCGTATGCTTAGGGGCATGGCCATCGCATCTACGCCCGAGCTCGAGTCCGACCGTCAGCAGCTGATCGAACTGATCAAGGACGAGGCCGTTTTCCACGGCGACTTCACGCTGTCCAGCGGCAAGAAGGCCACCTACTACGTGGACATGCGCAAGCTCACCCTCGATCACCGGGCTGCGCCCGCGATCGGTCGCATCATGAGCGACCTCATCAGTGATCTTGACGGGATCGTTGCGGTGGGTGGTTTGACGCTCGGAGCCGACCCGATCGCGAACTCGGTGATGCACGCAACGGCCGCAACCGATCACCCGCTCGATGCGTTCGTTGTGCGCAAGGAGCCGAAGGACCACGGGCGTGGTCGTCAGATCGAAGGCGCAGAGGTCGCCGGTAAGCGCGTTGTCGTTCTGGAAGACACGTCGACAACGGGCCAGTCTGCTCTGAAGGCCGTCGAGGCGTTGCGCAAGGTGGGCGCCGAGATCGCCGCCGTTGCCGTGATCGTCGATCGCAAAACCGGCGCTCAGGCCGCGATCGAGGCAGAGGGGCTTCAGTGGCGGGCTGCGATCGACCTTGACGACCTCGGCCTCGCGCCGCAATAGTCTCCTCAGCGGTATGCGCGTGATGGCACACGTCGCCGAAGCCGTGACTGCCTCCGCCGCGACAGAGAAGAACCCATGACCCGCATTGCGCTTGCCGTCGACCTGGGCGGCACCAAAATCGAGGCCGGTCTCGTCGATGAGTCGGGCCGCGTGCTTGCCGCCAGCCGCAACCGTCGACCAACGGGCCGAGAAATCACGCATGACGGCCTGCGTGAAGCCGTGAGCGCAGTTGTCGGGTATGCGCTGGAACAGCTCCCGAGAGGGGCTGACTTCGTGGGCGCCGGGGTGGGATCGGCTGGTCCCGTTGACCTGCGTGAGGGCACGATTTCGCCCGTCAACATGCCGCACGCCCGCGGATTCGGTCTCGCCGAGGCGGTTAGTGACGCCGTTGTCGTCGGCGCGGGAAGCGCGAACGCCGAGGTGACGCTTCGGCACGATGGCGGCGCCCTTGCGCTCGCCGAATCGTGGTTGGGCGCCGCAGCGGGCTCGCGCTCGTCGCTGTCGATCGTGGTGTCGACCGGCGTTGGCGGCGGAATTGTCGTTGAGGGGAAGGCGATCGGCGGCGCGAGCGGCAACGCCGGCCACCTCGGTCAGGTGCGCGCGGCCGGCCATGGCGGCGAGCTGACGCTGGAAGAGGTTGCTTCTGGCCCGGCGAGCGTGCAGTGGGCGCGGTTGGCGGGGTGGAAAGGAACGACGGGGGAGCAGCTCTCGGAGGATGCGCGCCGCGGCGATCGCATCGCGCGTGATGCGATCGTGCGTTCGGCGGACGCCGTCGGTCGGGCGCTCGCGGACGCTTCTGTTCTTCTCGATCTCGACGTGATCGCCATATCGGGCGGGTTCTCGTTCGTTTCCGACGACTATGTCGAGCTCGTCGGCGCTGTTGTCCGCGAATGGGCTGCGCTGCCCTACGCCCGCCGTACGCGGGTGGTGCGCAGCGGTCTGGGTGCCGATGGCCCCCTCGTCGGCGCGGCTGCTCTCGCCCTGCGGTAGGGGGAGTTCTTTGGGTCGGTGAGCCGTGATCGCGCCCGCTGAGCGGGTACCATTCACAGGTCAGCTCCACCCGTCGCATGCCACAAGGACGTCACATGTCTCAGCCCCGTTCCCGCTTCCTCGCCGCGGCCGGCATTGGCGCCGCCGCGCTGCTTGCCCTCGCCGGTTGCTCGTCGTCCAACGACGCCGGATCGGGCGGAGAGCCCGCCGGAGACCAGGTGTCGATCGGTGTTCTGCAGTTCGTGCAACACCCCGCGCTCGACGCGGCGACCGAGGGCTTCAAAACCGCACTCGTGGACGCGGGCATCGAGGTCGTCTACGACGACCAGAACGCGCAGGGCGAGGTGCCGAACACGAACACGATCGCGACGACGTTCGCGGGCGCCGGACACGACCTCGTCTTCACCGTCGCCACGCCCGCCGCTCAGGCTGCCGCGCAGTCGATTCTCGACACCCCCGTGTTGTTCACCGCCGTGACCGATGCTGAGGCGGCCGGTCTCGTCGACGCGAACGAGGCACCCGGCGCGAACGTCACGGGCACGAGCGACCTCAACCCTGTTGCTGAGCAGCTGGCGCTGCTCGCCGAAATCGCTCCGGACGCCGAGACAGTCGGCATCGTTTACAGCTCGGGCGAGGTCAACTCCGAGGTGCAGGTCGAGCTGGCCAAGGAAGCCGCGGCAGAGCTGGGTCTCACGATCAAGGAGGCCACGGTTTCGAACTCGGCTGAGGTGCAGCAGGCCACGCAGTCGCTTGGCGATGTTGACGCGATCTACGTCCCCACCGACAACACGGTCGTGTCGGGCATCGCGGCGCTGATCCAGGTTGCCGAGCAAAACGGAATCCCCGTCGTCAGCGGCGACGCCGGCCCGGTTGAGAACGGCGCGATCGCGACGATCGGCATCGACTACGGCAAGCTCGGCTACCAGACGGGCGAGATGGCCGTGAAGATCCTGCAAGATGGTGCGGACCCCGCCGAGATGTCGGTCGAGACCTCCAACGATGTCGAGCTGATCATCAACCTGGACGCGGCCGAACGCATGGGCGTTGAGCTTCCCGCGTCGGTGACCGACCGCGCCGACCGCGTCATCGAGTAGCGCCGCATGATCGGAGCGATCGAGCTCGGCCTCCTCTACGGAGTCATGGCGCTGGGCGTTTATTTGACGTTCCGCGTGCTGAAGTTCCCCGACCTCACGGTTGACGGCAGCTTCACGACGGGCGCAGCGGTTGCCGCGGCGATGATCACGGCAGGTCAGAACCCTCTGCTCGCGACCCTCGCGGGCGGCGGCGCCGGCCTCATTGCCGGAATTGTGACGGGGCTGCTGCACACGAAGGGCAAAATCGACGGGCTGCTCGCGGGCATCCTCACGATGATCGCCCTGTGGTCGGTGAACCTGCGCATCATGGGCGGCGCGAATGTGCCGCTCCTGCGCGAGGGGACGCTCATGACTCCGCTGCGCGACGCGCAGCTGCTCGGCCGCACGTGGATCGGTGTGCTGATCTTCTTCGCGGCTGTTTTCGTGCTGAAGCTCATCGTCGACTGGTTCCTCTCGACCGATCTCGGCCTCGCGGTGCAGGCAACCGGCAACAACAAGCAGATGATCGGCAGCCTCGGCGCGAACACCGATCGCACCACGATTCTTACCCTGGCGCTGTCGAACGGGCTCGTTGGCCTGTGCGGAGCGCTTGTTGCGCAGTACCAGGGCTTCTCCGATATCAGCATGGGGATCGGTCTGATCCTCGTCGGCCTCGCCTCAGTGATCCTTGGCCAGGCGGTGCTTGGCCAGCGTTTCATTTTCCTTGCGAGCCTTGCCGTCGTGGTGGGCGCGGTGCTTTACCGGGTGATCATCTTC containing:
- a CDS encoding exodeoxyribonuclease III; protein product: MRIATWNVNSVRARIERVIGFAEKQGIDVLLMQEIKCKPAQFPYQAFEDAGYTVEAHGLNQWNGVAIASRLPVDDIEYSFPGMPGFQKGYDGDDAPLEARAISALIEGVRLWSLYVPNGRGLDDPHYVYKLAFLDALRQYAAHTLERTPDLPLALTGDFNIAPTPEDVGDPSIIEGVTTHVSPEERAAFTAFEAAGLIDVVRPLVPTGYTFWDYKQLRFPRNEGLRIDFILGSPAFADLVEGASIERDERKGEGPSDHVPVVVDLNLSDDDDDDMPMIFG
- the pyrE gene encoding orotate phosphoribosyltransferase, whose amino-acid sequence is MAIASTPELESDRQQLIELIKDEAVFHGDFTLSSGKKATYYVDMRKLTLDHRAAPAIGRIMSDLISDLDGIVAVGGLTLGADPIANSVMHATAATDHPLDAFVVRKEPKDHGRGRQIEGAEVAGKRVVVLEDTSTTGQSALKAVEALRKVGAEIAAVAVIVDRKTGAQAAIEAEGLQWRAAIDLDDLGLAPQ
- a CDS encoding ROK family protein — translated: MTRIALAVDLGGTKIEAGLVDESGRVLAASRNRRPTGREITHDGLREAVSAVVGYALEQLPRGADFVGAGVGSAGPVDLREGTISPVNMPHARGFGLAEAVSDAVVVGAGSANAEVTLRHDGGALALAESWLGAAAGSRSSLSIVVSTGVGGGIVVEGKAIGGASGNAGHLGQVRAAGHGGELTLEEVASGPASVQWARLAGWKGTTGEQLSEDARRGDRIARDAIVRSADAVGRALADASVLLDLDVIAISGGFSFVSDDYVELVGAVVREWAALPYARRTRVVRSGLGADGPLVGAAALALR
- a CDS encoding ABC transporter substrate-binding protein; this encodes MSQPRSRFLAAAGIGAAALLALAGCSSSNDAGSGGEPAGDQVSIGVLQFVQHPALDAATEGFKTALVDAGIEVVYDDQNAQGEVPNTNTIATTFAGAGHDLVFTVATPAAQAAAQSILDTPVLFTAVTDAEAAGLVDANEAPGANVTGTSDLNPVAEQLALLAEIAPDAETVGIVYSSGEVNSEVQVELAKEAAAELGLTIKEATVSNSAEVQQATQSLGDVDAIYVPTDNTVVSGIAALIQVAEQNGIPVVSGDAGPVENGAIATIGIDYGKLGYQTGEMAVKILQDGADPAEMSVETSNDVELIINLDAAERMGVELPASVTDRADRVIE
- a CDS encoding ABC transporter permease, yielding MIGAIELGLLYGVMALGVYLTFRVLKFPDLTVDGSFTTGAAVAAAMITAGQNPLLATLAGGGAGLIAGIVTGLLHTKGKIDGLLAGILTMIALWSVNLRIMGGANVPLLREGTLMTPLRDAQLLGRTWIGVLIFFAAVFVLKLIVDWFLSTDLGLAVQATGNNKQMIGSLGANTDRTTILTLALSNGLVGLCGALVAQYQGFSDISMGIGLILVGLASVILGQAVLGQRFIFLASLAVVVGAVLYRVIIFAALQVGLNPNDMKAITAALVVLALLLPRWGVLKRIPSWRDLRGGQVPAGAETKGA